A window of the Gossypium hirsutum isolate 1008001.06 chromosome A03, Gossypium_hirsutum_v2.1, whole genome shotgun sequence genome harbors these coding sequences:
- the LOC107886527 gene encoding eukaryotic translation initiation factor 4B2, which yields MSKPWGGVGAWAAEAEREEAEEREAAEAAAAAPTAESRSFPSLKEAVSAKRKSKKMTLSEFTMGTYSSSAGAGVGGGARVTDYNKLTPEEMMLLPTRPKERTPEEMQYSRLGGGFSSYGRSGPSAGRVMHESDGSDGSWGSGRRQYGGFDEERRGPPSRVSDFDQPSRADEVDNWAIAKKTTPSFDSGRPNRYGGLGTGGGGGNSKADEVDNWTAGKRPIPARPSSFGSGFRDSGPEPDRWTRGGGGSGFREERPRIVLDPPRGEVNETVVKTNKSNPFGAARPREEVLAEKGLDWKKLDSEIEAKKVTSRPTSSHSSRPSSAQSSRSEGPQLQGIENVLKPKPKVNPFGDAKPREVLLEERGQDWRKIDLELERRRMDRPETEEEKILKEEIDNLKKELEKDSTPASESALDQSALRDTLLHKERELEKLIRDLENKVKFGQKAVERPGSGSGRIGSSYSDRPPSQSGSSDSSRNMEFMDRPRSRGTVDGWTRPADDRRGFQGGFQGGRDRGFPGNRDVDRPRSRERW from the exons ATGTCGAAACCCTGGGGTGGCGTCGGCGCGTGGGCCGCCGAGGCCGAGCGAGAAGAAGCGGAGGAACGTGAAGCTGCGGAAGCCGCAGCCGCTGCGCCCACGGCTGAATCGCGGAGTTTCCCTAGCCTAAAGGAAGCCGTTAGCGCGAAGCGCAAGAGTAAGAAAATGACTCTCTCGGAGTTCACCATGGGGACTTATTCGTCCTCCGCCGGCGCCGGAGTTGGTGGTGGTGCTAGGGTAACGGATTACAACAAGCTTACACCCGAAGAGATGATGCTCCTCCCCACCCGACCCAAAGAACGTACCCCTGAGGAAATGCAGTATAGCCGTCTGGGAGGTGGATTTTCATCTTATGGTAGGTCCGGTCCATCTGCGGGTCGAGTTATGCATGAAAGTGACGGCAGCGACGGCTCATGGGGCTCCGGAAGAAGGCAGTACGGAGGCTTTGATGAAGAACGACGGGGTCCGCCTTCTAGGGTTTCTGATTTTGATCAGCCGTCGCGTGCCGATGAGGTGGATAATTGGGCAATAGCAAAGAAAACGACTCCTTCGTTTGATTCGGGCCGGCCTAATCGATACGGTGGGCTTGGAACTGGGGGAGGTGGTGGGAATTCTAAGGCCGATGAGGTTGATAATTGGACGGCTGGGAAACGGCCAATTCCTGCTCGACCTTCTTCGTTTGGTTCAGGTTTTCGTGACTCTGGACCGGAGCCTGATAGATGGACCCGAGGTGGTGGTGGGAGTGGATTCAGAGAGGAAAGGCCTAGAATAGTTTTGGATCCTCCTAGAGGGGAGGTGAATGAGACGGTGGTTAAGACAAATAAGTCTAATCCATTTGGGGCAGCGAGGCCCAGGGAAGAGGTATTGGCGGAGAAAGGACTGGATTGGAAGAAACTGGATTCTGAAATTGAAGCAAAGAAGGTAACTAGCAGGCCTACCAGCTCTCACTCCAGCAGGCCATCAAGTGCACAATCTAGCAGGTCTGAAGGTCCCCAGCTGCAAGGAATTGAAAATGTACTAAAGCCGAAGCCAAAGGTCAACCCGTTTGGAGATGCTAAGCCTAGAGAAGTTTTGCTGGAAGAGCGAGGTCAGGATTGGCGAAAGATTGATCTTGAACTAGAACGTCGTAGGATGGATAG GCCAGAAACAGAGGAGGAAAAGATATTGAAAGAAGAAATAGATAATCTGAAGAAAGAGCTTGAGAAAGATTCAACTCCAGCTTCGGAATCTGCTTTGGACCAGTCTGCTTTACGTGACACACTACTTCATAAGGAGAGGGAACTAGAGAAACTTATCCGAGATTTGGAGAACAAAGTTAAATTTGGGCAAAAAGCTGTTGAAAGGCCTGGTTCTGGATCAGGCAGGATTGGCAGCAGCTACTCTGATAGACCACCCTCTCAGTCTGGTTCTAGTGATAGCTCTAGAAATATGGAGTTCATGGATAGGCCTAGATCTCGTGGTACTGTAGATGGGTGGACAAGACCTGCTGATGACCGAAGAGGATTTCAGGGAGGATTTCAAGGTGGCAGGGATAGAGGATTTCCTGGAAACAGAGATGTGGACAG GCCAAGGTCGAGGGAGAGATGGTGA